tTGGTctctcggatttttacctatttttataaaaaaaaatggcggaacaacaatcggcgggaaatctcatagctcggccaaaaatgcatgaaatccaattcggaaagctgttctgaataggtttttctaagcttaacaaaattgcatactcagttttgctaaaatacttacccataattcataaaaatgttgtaatctattttttatctataatttataagaaactagcagacccgacccgctttgctgggcccgaactaattatagttgacccggcaaacactgttttgtcatgtatattatttgtaggaaacaataaggaaacaatgagcatattacatagttgtcagtaaataaaatattaaaccttgaacagaatatttgttattttaaagtataaattatttcaaattccatttaatttaGCACTAATCGGATATTCATTCTGTCCTTGCCAAAATATCAATGGATATTGTAGTGCATCATATGAACGGTGAAGATCCGAAATCGTACTGATAGTATTGTCCCGCCGTGTAATTTTTATAGATCTTTTGTCAACTGGATCACCAACCATGATAACAGCAACCTCATCAACAGTTGGAGCGTTGAATCTCCCAGCATGTTGACCTAATGGTACTTTATCGGCTTTTATGACTATATGATAGTTGTCACTTTGCAATCGTGGCGAAactctttttattaattaaattagttgattttgatatttaaaaaacaatgttCTAGTAGCATCACTATCGCTCTttcctctgcttgttcaataaaattatactggCATCGAgtcgttacgcgctcttcacaattgcccataaaataaatttgacgaaatttcggattatcatcaggcattGGCATCAATGatccaattttgtggtacaCCTGGCCTTGTATTTTGTATGTAGTTTCAGAATTATgtccatcggatgcaagatcacaaattttagtggccccaaatcacgtcatttggaagcaagaattaaatttgcgtattttacgcaaaaataattttgagtcatttgaatttccagcaagaagggataataaaggttctggcggagcagGTAGAGAGCACGACTTTTCCTGCTACGCAGCACATACCCCCAGTTTCATTTTGACTCAAGTTTGTTTACTCACAGTGATTAGACGTGTTTTTCCGAgctccaaaagaaaaatattgtaGACAGCTCGAAAGACCTTAAAAGGTGACATTACTATTTGTGAGACAACTGGGGAAAGGTACGTACCAGAATCGACCCCGGCTGGCTATCCGGGCTCCTCGAATCTAGGCACTTGGAACCGCCATTGGAACCCGTGGGCAAGGGGGGGACTCTCTCCTGTCCAGCGAGCGGCTCTATTTCCCACGAACGCTCTCACAGCTTGGAATAGTTTCCACACGCCACTTTTTCCCTCGCGTTTTTCCCTTTTAGGCGCAACACACGATCAGCTGATCATAGTGTTGTGCAGCGCATGCGCAGCGAGCTTTCGCACCCGCGCAGTATTGGGAAACGCGAGCAGACAAATTCCCGCCATAGCCAGaacttaaatttagatttggatttggatttgaattTGGATCTGAATTTGaacttgaatttgaatttagattttaaattttgaattttcaattttgagttttgaattttagattttaaattttgaattttgaattttaagttttaaattttgaatttttaattttaggttttaagctttgaattttaaattataaattttgaattttaggttttgaattttgaattttagattttgaattttgaattttagattttaaattttaaattttggattttgaattttaaattttgagttttaaattttaaattttggattttgggttttaaatttcgaattttgaattttaaattataaattttaaatttttgaatttcgagttttgaattttgaattttaagtttgAATTTGAGTTTAGGTTTGAATTTGGGCTTAGGTTTGGGTTTGGATTTGAATTCAAgtttaaatctaaatttaagacTTGATTTGATTTGGATCCAAGGTTTAAATCAAGCTCGGATTTGTGCTTAAATTAGGGCTTAGGAATTGTCATCCACATTCCGCAGTTGGCTCCGGTGGGGCTAAGAGCACAAGGCCAAGGATCTCGCCATTTTCCAACCCCCCCGCTGAGGCGGCGCCAACCAAAAGGGGCTCTGGGGACCGAGAAGGAGCGGTATAACTCCCATCAGGCATTCGCAGGGGGAAATCCCCGCGCACCGAGGGACCCCGCTAGGAGCAGGTGCGATGAGTGAGGAGAAGCTGCGATCAGGCCGGGACGACGAGACCCAGGCACTAGCAGTAATGAGAGCTGAGCAGGAGCTGATGCGGGACTTCCAGCGACTCAAGCAGAAGGTCCAGCACTCGCCTCCGGCCAGCGCGCCGGATATCCACCCGGTGTCAGCGCCGCCGAAAGTGCATCTGCCGGTTTTATGCTTTGGCGACATAATCGAAGATCAGGCAACCCCGAAGCGAAGCTGGGACGCGGTAAGCCCTGACGGGAAGCAGGCCGAAGCCCACAAGAGGCAAAAGGTCGAAGCTAATGCCCCAGCGCTAGTCGAGAAGCTAGGAGCAATGCTCGACGAAATGATTGCGAAGTTTACCGACACtaagagcaacaacaagaaggtAGTACGGCACGTCACGCAGGGGACGATCGATTCGATGCAAGCTATGAAGAAGCTGCAGCTCGAAATCGTTGCCGCACTCACTGACGGCCACATCAAGGGATCCACTACGAGTGCAAGCCAGCAGACCACCCCCACTCTGGCTACCATGAACCCTAGTGCTGTGCCTGAAAACAGACCGCGAAACGCGGCATGGCAGCAGGTCAAGGCTAAACCCAGACCTAAGAAAGCAGAAGTCAAAGATACGAGCGGCGATAACAATGGGAGCCGTGCAACTCACCCTGCGATGCCCAGGAAGCAGCGCGCCGACGCAATTATAATCAAATGCAGCGCAGGAACATACGCAGACATGCTCAAGATTGTCAAAACTGAGCCCTCTCTACAGGGACTCAAGGACAATGTGCAAGGATTGCGGAGGACAGCGAACGGTGGACTCCTCCTAAGAATGCAGAAAAACCTGGACCCATCCACGCAGCAGCTGCAAGCAGCCCTAAAGACTGCCATCTCCGGTAAAGCAGAGGTGGCGGTTATGCAGGAGACGGTCCAAGTGGAGATCCGCGACCTAGACGACATGACCAGCGCGGATGAGGTCACCATGGCCCTGTTTGCGGGAGAAGAGTGCGACGTACCACGAGACGCCTCACCCAGGATGAGAAAAGGGTTCGGCGGAACGCAAATAGCGACGGTCAACCTCAGACCCGAGCATGCGCGGAGGTTGCTCGAAAAGGGCAGAATCCGGATAGGATGGGTCGTATGCCGTATCCGAGAAAAAACTGAGCCAAAGCGATGCTACAAATGCATGGGCTTCGGACACACCTCGGCACGATGCCGAGCCTCCGACGCAACAGCTAAAGCCACACAGGAGTCATGCTTCAAATGTGGTGGCATGGGCCACAAGCACAATACGTGCCAAAACAATCCCAAGTGCATCCTATGCACCCGAGGAGGCAAGCACGCGAAGGAGGCAGAGCACGCTACAATAAGCAGGACCTGCCCAGAATACCAGAGAGCCGTCAAGTATATGCAGAATGGTTAAGTTTCTCCAGCTTAACCTAAACCACTGCAGAGCAGCCCAAGACCTACTGTCGCAGACGGCGATTGAGCAGAGAATCGACATCGCTATACTGAGTGAACCCTACAAGGCAAAACCAGAAGGAGTATGGCAGAAAAGCGCGGATGGCGGGGCTGCCATCTGGAGCTGTGGACAGCCTCCGGAACACCTATCGCAGAGAGCTTCGAGACCTGGCTACGCCAGGGCCAAGTGCCAGGCGACTACAATATACAGCTGCTACCTTCCGCCAAGTATGCACATAGATGCATTCAAGGATGTAATCCAGGAGATTGCCCAAGACGCTCGGGGACGATCCCCGGTAATAATTGCCGGGGACTTCAACGCATGGTCCACCACGTGGGGGAGCACGGCAACAACTCAGAGGGGAACCGCCTTACTAGATGCCCTGGCGACCCTGGATGTCTGCCTTCTCAACGACGGAGGCAAATGCACATACAGCAAGGCAGGCCGAGAATCAATTATCGACCTAACCTTCGCCAGCCCGGAGCTCACTAGGAGCGTCTACTGGGAAGTCACTGACCTCCTCACCTACAGCGACCACGCAGCGATAGTGATAAAGACGAGTCACTCCCTGCCGAGCCTTCCGAATCGGCAACCTGCCTACAAAGTAGGCACTCTAAATGTCGAGGAACTCCTAGAAAACATGGATGGCAATACCATTTCTGGCGACGCAAACACTTGCGCAGACGAGGTATCTGCGAGGATCAAGACAGCTTGCGATGCGGCAATGGAGAGCTCGACTAGAGGACAAGGAAGGCgaccagtcccctggtggaaccAAGAGATAGCCACAGCCAGGAAAGAGTGCATCTCTGCGAGGCGCAGGTGCCAACGAAGCCGTGGACGGCCCATGCAGGAGCTATTTGAGGCTCGCTAcagggaaagaaaaaaagcCTTAAAGGTGGCCATTAGAGCAAGCAAGCGGGAGTGCTTCCAgcagctgtgcgacgaggcgGACCAGGAACCTTTTGGATCTGCCTATAAGCTCGTCATGGGTAAGCTCAACAGACAGCCGACCCCAACAGCTCAGGAGCAGCTTGGAGCGATAATCTCCACCCTCTTCCCTGCATAGCCGCCCCTAATGCCACCCAGCATAACGGCGAGCGAAGCTATCACCATCAGCGAAGAGGAAGTCATGAGCGCGGTGGCCAGTAGCAAAATATCCAAGGCCCCGGGACCAGATGGCATCCCAAACGCGGCACTGCACGCCGTAATCAGAGCAAATACGAGCCTATTCACAGAGCTGTACAACAAGTGCATCGGCGAGCGTACCTTCCCGAGAATTTGGAAGCAGAAAAGACTTGTGCTTATCCCGAAGCCTGGTAAACTGAACGACGATCCTTCCTCATACCGACCCCTCTGTATGCTAAACACATTGGGGAAGATATTTGAGCGCATCATCTGCAGCAGACTGGAGAGAGAAATCGAGGAACGCGGAGCACTCTCGGGCCACCAGCATGGGTTCCGAAAGAAGAGAAGCACAATCGACGCGATCCGAGAAGTGACCCAGCTTGCAGCAAATGCGATcgaaggcgaaagatggcaggGTGGCACTAAGCAATACTGCCTTGTATGTACCCTCGAcgtcaaaaatgcatttaattcgGCAAACTGGAGCCTAGTCCTGCAGGCATTGCAGCGCGCTGGCATATCTGGATACCTGATTAAGTTAATAGCCGACTATTTCAAAGACCGAGTGCTCCTATATGAATCTGATGCCGGCCACCAACAGCACCAAGTCACAGGAGGCGTACCGCAAGGCTCAGTTCTTGGTCCTATCCTGCggaacgtcatgtatgacgGGGTTCTCAGGCTCCCATTACCACCTGGCTGCGCGGTAGTGGGGTTCGCTGACGACATCGCActggtcacggtggagaagcacctAACCGAAGTCTCCACAAAATGCAGCCGCGCCATCGACATACTGATGTCCTGGCTCGCAGACAACGGGCTCTCGCTGGCCGAACAcaaaacggaagcagtgctcataaGCAGCAGAAAAATTGTAGAGAAGGTGAGCTTCAGGGTCGGCTCGACTACCATTGAGTCCACCCCGGTGATCAAGTACCTGGGAGTCATGATCGACCACAGGCTGAACTTCAAGACCCATCTGGAATATGCTGCGGCCAAGGCATCCAAAGCTACCGCTGCCATttcgaggatgatggccaacaacCGTGGCCCCAAGCAGCACAGCAGGCGACTGATAGCGACAGTGGTGACCTCGACCATCCTGTATGCCGCGCCTATATGGGCTGATGCCATGAAGACCGTTAGCTACAGCCGGCAATGAAAGTCTGTTTACAGACGTTGTGCACTGCGAATTTCCAGTTGCTTTTGCACGGTCTCGGAAGAGGCGGCGCTAGTGGTATCGGGAACCGTACCGATCGAACTTCTGGCAGAAGAGCGAAGGACCGGAAACTCAGGCAGCAGAACCCAACGGAGTGACACTATCGCACGGTGGCAAGTGAGATGGAACAACGCGAGCACAGGCCGATGGACCCATAGGCTCATCCCTGACCTGGTACCCTGGATCCAGCGTCGCACTGGGCAGTTGGATTTTCACACCACGCAGATCATAACTGGCCATGGATGCTTTAAGGCTTACCTGCACAGGTTCAAGCACGAAGCCAATCCATACTGCGACTACTGCGGGAGCGCAGTTATCGAGGATGCGGAGCATGTCTTTTTCGCGTGCCCTCTATTCTCGGCAGAACGAGCTGCGCTGGAAGCAGCCACGAATCGTCGCCTTACACCAGGAAATCTAATCAGATGTATGCTAGAGATGCCATCCAATTGGGATGCGGTTGCGGAAATGGCAGCCACCGTGATGCGAGAGATGAGACGCCGGGAGCAGATCCGACGCACTGAAGACACCTGAAGGAAACCGGAAGAGCGGAGCCCTGAAGAGCGGCAACTGACCGCCAGCCGCCCCGTGAAGtatagctttgcggcagtcccgcgggagCGGACACTTCTCTTTCTTACTGTACTACCTATGTATTATACttatatcttttaaataaaaaaaaaaaaaaaaatccgaaatttaaacgcctgacaatcttgacatactttgtccattccaccgataccaatttttgaatgcgcagagtagttaatatctggtgcattttcaaaagcaagacgaacgaatgatgtacgaactaatgagcgactgttccgctgcctttgtcgttCTTGTGCTCGTACTATATCTATGTTTCGATCTCGAgccgccctgattctcgtaatattctgctgcagacgtccgctacgctgttcctgggattcttgtgcacgaccttctgctgtcctaattttttgagctctatttcttgtattgacttGTTCTAGCAACTGATGAGCTTCTTTCGTCTGCGTCGTGCCATtctgctgcttacgttgttgagattcgatcttttcggtggcattttacTGAGAATaatatcttaccttcttaatgtatttaaaatgagaatttagagactcaccacttataaacgcaaaacaataattatgaatgacacatgacaataatagaaaaaacaatctgacgaaatgcgattttttgaaataaattcttacaaaatatgtaatacgtgaagaaccgctcgACCAATTTTgtgcaaactcatcaacaaaatagcccgagcaaagcataaagatttgattaaataagcacactaaatttcatgagaatcggtaaagccgtttcggagaagtgcataaaaaaagaagattcctccttgtcctgccgaaactaccataatgtaaaagatctaagctatcctatctctcaagttgaaccaaactgcataagcacactaaatttcatgagaatcgggaaagccgtttcggaggagtgcataaaaaaagaagattcctccttgttctgccgaaactgccatgatgtaaaagatctaagctatcctatctctcaagttgaaccacactgcataagcacactcaatttcatgagaatcggtaaagccgtttcggaggagtgcataaaaaaagaagattcctccttgtcctgccgaaactaccatgatgtaaaagatctaagctatcctatctctcaagttgaaccaaactgcataagcacactaaatttcatgagaatcgggaaagccgtttcggaggagtgcataaaaaaagaagattcctccttgttctgccgaaactgccatgatgtaaaagatctaagctatcctatctctcaagttgaaccaaactgcataagcacactaaatttcatgagaatcgggaaagccgtttcggaggagtgcataaaaaaagaagattcctccttgttctgccgaaactgccatgatgtaaaagatctaagctatcctatctctcaagttgaaccaaactgcatattgCCTGCAAATTTGAACGAAATCTGTtaagcggtttaggagtctatagcgaacaaacatagtgacaggagatttttatatattaagattggTGGAAGCGTCCGGCTCACGCGGgtgcgcccggttcccgcggtggcgcccggctccggtggaggcgtccggttcccgcggtggcgtccgcctccggcggaggtgcccggctccggtggaagcgcccggttcccgcggtggcgctcggctcaggtggaggcgcccggctccggtggaggcagccggctccggtggaggcgcccggctccggtggaagcgcccggctcggGTGGAaacgcccggctccggtggaagcgcccggttcccgcggtggcgcccggatctggtggaggcgcccggatccggtggaggcaaccggttcccgcggaggtgctcggctccggtggaagcccccggctccggtggaggcgcccggttcccgctgTGGGGTTTGgaggcgtccggctccggcgaaGGCagccggctccggtggaaccgcccggttcccgcggtggcgcccggatctggtggaagcgcccggatccggtggaggcacccggttcccgcggaggtgctcggctccggtggaagcccccggctccggtggaggcgcccggttcccgctgTGGCGtttggtggcgtccggctccggcggaggtgcccggctcggGTGGAAACGCCCGGCTcacgcggtggcgcccggttccggtggaggcgcccggttcccgcgttggcgcccggttcccgcgttggcgcccggctcccgcggtggcgcccggctcccgcggtggtgcccgaggcatggacgcattgatccggcgatccaatccaggggatgactccttggttactcctccctcggagtacttgaccgatcgccggtcaaaagccgaatggcttccccactgctgtgggccgtcttatatagggcccaggcgaggcttagtgtgaccaagagaatatatttgagaaataccaagtatgtatattttcatagccaactaatttctttaattttttgccgatatatatttctgacgatctggtacctTTGGTCTCTccgatttttacctatttttataaaaaaaaatggcggaacaacaatcggccaaaaatgcatgaaatccaattcggaaagctgttctgaataggtttttctaagcattggtgccgatatatatttctgacgatctggtacttttgatcgctcggatttttacctatttttataaaaaaatggcggaacaacaatcggcggaaaatctcatagctcggccaaaaatgcatgaaaaccaattcggaaagctgttctaaataggtttttctaagcttaacaaaattgcatactcagttttgctaaaatacttacccataattcataaaaaagttgtaatctattttttatctataatttataagaaattggtgccgatatatatttctgacgatctggtacttttgatcgctcggatttttacctatttttataaaaaaatggcggaacaacaatcggcggaaaatttcatagctcggccaaaaatgcatgaaatccaattcggaaagctgttctgaataggtttttctaagcttaacaaaattgcatactcagttttgctaaaatacttacccttaattttaaacaagttttaatctatttttttatcggtaatttataagaaattgatggaagcgcccggctccggtggaggcgacCGGTTCCctcggtggcgtccggctccggcggaggtgcccggatccggtggaagcgctcggctccggtggaggcacccggctccggtggaagcgcccggcccCCGTGGAGGCACTCGGCTCCGGttgaggcgcccggctccggtggaggcgcccggttcccgcgttgacgccggctgccgcggtggcgcccggctgccgcgctggtgcccgaggcatggacgcattaatccggcgatccaatccaggggatgactccttggttactcctccctcggaatacttgaccgatcgccggtcaaaagccgaatggcttccccactgctgtggcccgtcttatatagggccgaggcgaggcttagtgtgaccaagagaatttatttgagaaataccaagtatgtatattttcatagccaactaatttctttaattttttgccgatatatatttctgacgatctggtacttttcgtcgctcggatttttacctatatttatacaaaaatgtcGGAAaaaaatcggcggaaaatctcatagctcagccaaaaatgcatgaaatccaattcggaaagctgttttgaataggtttttctaagcttaacaaaattgcaatcAGAGGTggccggctccggtggaggcgcccggttcccgcggtggcgatccaatccaggggatgactccttggttactcctccctcggagtacttgaccgatcgccggtcaaaagccgaatggcttccccactgctgtggcccgtcttatatagggccgaggcgaggcttagtgtgaccaagagaatttatttgagaaataccaagtatcgatattttcatagccaactaatttctggaattttttgccgtatatatttctgacgatctggtactttttgtcgctcggatttttacctatttttatacaaaaatggcggaacaacaatcggcggaaaatctcatacctcggccaaaaatgcatgaaatccaattcggaaagctgttctgaataggtttttctaagcttaataaaattgcatactcagttttgctaataTACTTACccatgatttataaaaaagttttaatctattttttatctataatatataagaaattggtggaagcgcccggttcccgcggtggcgcccggctccggtggaggcgtccgcctccggcggaggtttcggtggaggcgcccggttcccgcgttggcgcccggctcccgcggtggtgcccgaggcatggacgcatagatccggcgatccaatccaggagatgactccttggttactcctccctcggagtgcttgaccgatcgccggtcaaaagccgaatggcttccccactgctgtggcccgtcttatatagggcccaggcgagagaaataccaagtatgtatattttcatagccaactaatttctttaggagtctatagcgaacaaacatagtgacaggagatttttatatattaagattggTGGAAGCGTCCGGCTCACGCGGgtgcgcccggttcccgcggtggcgcccggctccggtggaggcgtccggttcccgcggtggcgtccgcctccggcggaggtgcccggctccggtggaagcgcccggttcccgcggaagcgcccggttcccgcggtggcgcccggatctggtggaggcgcccggatccggtggaggcaaccggttcccgcggaggtgctcggctccggtggaagcccccggctccggtggaggcgcccggttcccgctgTGGGGTTTGGAGGCGTCCGGCTCCAGTGGAaccgcccggttcccgcggtggcgcccggatctggtggaagcgcccggatccggtggaggcacccggttcccgcggaggtgctcggctccggtggaagcccccggctccggtggaggcgcccggttcccgctgTGGCGtttggtggcgtccggctccggcggaggtgcccggctcggGTGGAAACGCCcggctcccgcggtggcgcccggttccggtggaggcgcccggttcccgcgttggcgcccggttcc
This Drosophila kikkawai strain 14028-0561.14 unplaced genomic scaffold, DkikHiC1v2 scaffold_194, whole genome shotgun sequence DNA region includes the following protein-coding sequences:
- the LOC138929447 gene encoding uncharacterized protein, with translation MSEEKLRSGRDDETQALAVMRAEQELMRDFQRLKQKVQHSPPASAPDIHPVSAPPKVHLPVLCFGDIIEDQATPKRSWDAVSPDGKQAEAHKRQKVEANAPALVEKLGAMLDEMIAKFTDTKSNNKKVVRHVTQGTIDSMQAMKKLQLEIVAALTDGHIKGSTTSASQQTTPTLATMNPSAVPENRPRNAAWQQVKAKPRPKKAEVKDTSGDNNGSRATHPAMPRKQRADAIIIKCSAGTYADMLKIVKTEPSLQGLKDNVQGLRRTANGGLLLRMQKNLDPSTQQLQAALKTAISGKAEVAVMQETVQVEIRDLDDMTSADEVTMALFAGEECDVPRDASPRMRKGFGGTQIATVNLRPEHARRLLEKGRIRIGWVVCRIREKTEPKRCYKCMGFGHTSARCRASDATAKATQESCFKCGGMGHKHNTCQNNPKCILCTRGGKHAKEAEHATISRTCPEYQRAVKAAQDLLSQTAIEQRIDIAILSEPYKAKPEGVWQKSADGGAAIWSCGQPPEHLSQRASRPGYARAKCQATTIYSCYLPPSMHIDAFKDVIQEIAQDARGRSPVIIAGDFNAWSTTWGSTATTQRGTALLDALATLDVCLLNDGGKCTYSKAGRESIIDLTFASPELTRSVYWEVTDLLTYSDHAAIVIKTSHSLPSLPNRQPAYKVGTLNVEELLENMDGNTISGDANTCADEVSARIKTACDAAMESSTRGQGRRPVPWWNQEIATARKECISARRRCQRSRGRPMQELFEARYRERKKALKVAIRASKRECFQQLCDEADQEPFGSAYKLVMGKLNRQPTPTAQEQLGAIISTLFPA